A stretch of DNA from Thiothrix subterranea:
CCGGGATTGGTTTTGCCATTCCGGTTGATGTGGTCAATCGGGTAGTGCCGCGCTTGGTGAAAGATGGGCGTTACACCCGCCCCGTATTGGGCGTGGTGATGGATGACAATATCAGCGAACGCATTACTGCCAAATTAAACACGCACGGGGTATTGGCGCTGCGCGTGCAGCCAAACACACCAGCAGCACTGGCAGGCATTCGCGAAACCAAACTAACCGCGCAAGATGACCTGATCTTAGGTGACATCATTCAAGCGCTTGACGGTCAACCCATTAACAATATCAACGAATTAAACAAGCTTCTGGATAACTACCCGCGTCACAGCAAGGTAAAAGTCAGTTTGTTGCGTGAAGGTCGCAAAACACTGGAAGTTGAAGTGACGCTTTCATTATTCCGTTAACGCACATCCCAAATACTGGGAGCAACCGGCGGTGTAGGCAACAGCTCAGCAGCAGATATGTCGAATGAAGTCTCTACGCTTGCCAGCGCCCCCAATTCCGTGCGCAACCGTGCTGCCAACATCGGCGCAAACGCCAGCTTAGTCGGCCATGCCACCGTCACATTCGCAAAGCGCTGCACCATCGGCTGATCAGGGCGGCTACCATCCGGCTGGCAACCTTCGGCACGATCCACATGCCAAGTCGACCATGCCATGCCAGTGAAATCGACCCACGGTAACAGTTGCGCCAGCTCATGCTGCGTGGCTGCAATCACCCCCGCCGCAGGTTTGCCCACACCCTGCTCTGCCGGTTGCCCGCCGATATACCACACCGTCTTACCGTGCTTATCCCGATGCGAGGTAATCGTGGCGCGTGGCTTATCACTCATTCCCAAGGCATGAGCGTAAAGCAGCGGTAAATTGCCGCGCACCATCACCATTTGCAACGGGCGGCGCTGCATCTTAGGAAGCAGCAGCGGCGGCTGACGACGGCAAGCAATGCTGGTCAACAGTGCCTCGTTACCTGCTCCTGCGGTCAAAATGATTTGCTGCGCGGTGATCGCCAGCACCTGACCGTTAGGCAACACTGCCTGATAACCGTAACCATTTTGCGATGGCTGCAAACCGGAACCCTGCACATCCACCTGCACCAACGCATCCGCCAATTGTTCACGCAACGTTTCCAACAATGACGGCACATCCAACACCGGCTCATCCAAGCGATACAAACCGCCGTGAAATTCAGAATGCCGGAACAGTTCGGGGTAAACGTCGCGAGGCACAGCCTCCATCCGGCTTTGCATCGCTTTGCTGGCAAAAAAGCCAGTCATGCGTGAACCAATCCCGCCCGATGTCCACAACAATTGCGATTCCGCCAATACCTTAACTTTGCGCAAATCGACCGCACCTTCGCCATTGAGGGCAGCCCGCCACAAGCGCGGCATATCGCCAATCGCCAAAGTTGCCCCGGTCACCTTACCTGTAAGCGCGTATTTGGTGCCACCGTGAATAATGCCTTGAGAAGCAATGGTTTGCCCCTTGCCCAATTCATCGGTGGCTAATAGCGCATTAACGCCTTGCGCCCGCAATTCCGCCAGCAACCACAACCCGGCAATGCCGCCACCAACGATCAGAACATCAACCTGCATTACGCTTCTTTCTCCATATTCTGAATCCGTGCAATCGTGCTGGTAGTCGACACCCCATCCACAAAACTCAGCACCACCACATCGCCACCGTTATCCCACACGCAACGATTACCAGGGATTTTCTGCGGATCGTTATCCCCACCTTTCACCAGCAAATCCGGTTTAACCGCGCAAATCAGGCGTTCGGGCGTGTCTTCGCTGAAATCCACCACCCAATCGACGCACGCTAACGCTGCCAACATGCGCATTCGGTTTGCCATGGTATTCACCGGGCGTGTCGGACCTTTCAGCGTTCGCACCGACTCATCGGTATTCACCGCCACAATCAAGCGGTCGCCGAGTTTGCGGGCTTCTTCCAAATACGTCACATGCCCGACGTGCAAAATATCGAAACAACCATTGGTCATCACAATGCGTTCACCGTGGATACGCGCCTCTTGCACCGCCGCCAGCAATTGTACCTCGCTGACCACGCCTTTCAATTGCGCATGGTGTTGCTGCAAGGCTTTATGCAATTCCGGCACGCTCACCGTTGCCGTCCCCACCTTGCCAACCACAATTCCCGCCGCAAGATTCGCCAGCCCCATCGCCTGTTCAAGCGGCAAACCCGCCGCCATACCCGCCGCCAACACCGCCACCACCGTATCCCCTGCCCCGGTCACATCAAACACTTCACGCGCACGGGTCGGCAAGTTGTACGGCGCACACGCATGGCGCAACAAGGTCATGCCCTGTTCACTGCGGGTAAGCAACAGATTCCCCAGTTCACACCGCGCCAGCAATGCCTGCCCACGTTGCACCAAGTCCGCCTCATCCGCCCATTCACCCACGGCTTCACGGAATTCTGCCAGATTCGGCGTAATCACCGTTGCCCCTTGATACGTCGCAAAATCCTGGGCTTTCGGGTCAACCACCACCGGCTTACCCGCTGCTTGCGCCAAGGCAATCAATTCCCGCGCGTGCTCCAGCGTCCCTTTGCGGTAATCGGACAGCACCACCACATCCGCCGCTGCCAACAACGCTTTGAATTGGTTGAAAAGTTGAGCATGATCTTGCCCCGCAAACCCCTCTTCAAAATCCAAGCGAATCAACTGCTGATGCCGACTCAGCACCCGTAACTTGGTAATCGTCGGCGCATTATCCAGCGCCACAAAATGGGTTTGCACCCCACGCGCTTGCAAGGTATTCGCCAACGACCTGCCTGCCTCGTCATTGCCCACGTAGCCCAGCAACACCGCCTGCCCGCCAAGGCTGGCAATGTTTAACGCCACGTTTGCCGCACCACCTGGGCGCTCTTCATTGACTTTGACATGCACCACTGGCACGGGGGCTTCGGGGGAAATACGCGAGGTTTGGCCCGACCAATAGCGATCCAACATCACATCGCCGACTATCAATACCCGCACCCGTTCAAAAGGAGGAATTTGTAAGCTCATCGTTATTTTTCACATAAAACCAGAAAAAGCAGAGGGAAAGTTTATCACGTTCCATTCCTGTACTTGAAAAATTTCCCAGCCAAGCCATACTTGAGACCAAACTACCGATATATAACCCCAATAGTCTCTTTACTCTAAGGAAACCCGATGCAAATCGCACAACACACCGTAGTCACCATGACCTACACCCTCACCGACGACCAAGGTCAAGTACTCGATCAAGCGGATGCTGCCCAGCCATTCGCCTACCTGCACGGTGCTGACAACATTATTCCGGGGCTGGAAAAACAGTTAGCAGGCAAACAAGCCAACGACAGCTTAGTGGTTACGGTTGCGCCCGCCGAAGCCTATGGCGAATACGACGAACGCATGACCCAGCAAGTACCACGCAGCATGTTTGAAGGCGTTCCTGAGGAACAAATC
This window harbors:
- the hldE gene encoding bifunctional D-glycero-beta-D-manno-heptose-7-phosphate kinase/D-glycero-beta-D-manno-heptose 1-phosphate adenylyltransferase HldE, producing the protein MSLQIPPFERVRVLIVGDVMLDRYWSGQTSRISPEAPVPVVHVKVNEERPGGAANVALNIASLGGQAVLLGYVGNDEAGRSLANTLQARGVQTHFVALDNAPTITKLRVLSRHQQLIRLDFEEGFAGQDHAQLFNQFKALLAAADVVVLSDYRKGTLEHARELIALAQAAGKPVVVDPKAQDFATYQGATVITPNLAEFREAVGEWADEADLVQRGQALLARCELGNLLLTRSEQGMTLLRHACAPYNLPTRAREVFDVTGAGDTVVAVLAAGMAAGLPLEQAMGLANLAAGIVVGKVGTATVSVPELHKALQQHHAQLKGVVSEVQLLAAVQEARIHGERIVMTNGCFDILHVGHVTYLEEARKLGDRLIVAVNTDESVRTLKGPTRPVNTMANRMRMLAALACVDWVVDFSEDTPERLICAVKPDLLVKGGDNDPQKIPGNRCVWDNGGDVVVLSFVDGVSTTSTIARIQNMEKEA
- a CDS encoding FKBP-type peptidyl-prolyl cis-trans isomerase; the encoded protein is MQIAQHTVVTMTYTLTDDQGQVLDQADAAQPFAYLHGADNIIPGLEKQLAGKQANDSLVVTVAPAEAYGEYDERMTQQVPRSMFEGVPEEQIFAGAEFHAQTGAGNQTIRIAAVDANSVTIDANHPLAGVALTFDVTILNVRAASAEEVAHGHAHGEGGHHHH
- a CDS encoding FAD-dependent oxidoreductase, which codes for MQVDVLIVGGGIAGLWLLAELRAQGVNALLATDELGKGQTIASQGIIHGGTKYALTGKVTGATLAIGDMPRLWRAALNGEGAVDLRKVKVLAESQLLWTSGGIGSRMTGFFASKAMQSRMEAVPRDVYPELFRHSEFHGGLYRLDEPVLDVPSLLETLREQLADALVQVDVQGSGLQPSQNGYGYQAVLPNGQVLAITAQQIILTAGAGNEALLTSIACRRQPPLLLPKMQRRPLQMVMVRGNLPLLYAHALGMSDKPRATITSHRDKHGKTVWYIGGQPAEQGVGKPAAGVIAATQHELAQLLPWVDFTGMAWSTWHVDRAEGCQPDGSRPDQPMVQRFANVTVAWPTKLAFAPMLAARLRTELGALASVETSFDISAAELLPTPPVAPSIWDVR